From one Pseudomonas sp. S35 genomic stretch:
- the pbpC gene encoding penicillin-binding protein 1C, whose amino-acid sequence MKLPNLKRLAPLLAAACVLAGLRLWPHAPLEQAVTSSRVVLADDGSLLRMTLADDGQYRLWLPLERISPSLVEALLLKEDRNFYWHPGINPPALLRAALATYSGGQRQGGSTLSMQLARRLWDLNTRQVPGKLQQMALALWLEARYSKHDILEAYLNLAPMGGNIEGAEAASRIYFGKSAAQLSLSEALALAVIPQQPGRRARFGPSLQNARQRLMNDWRATYPQDPRNDSLLDLPLQARNRQQIPFLAPHLSEQLLASQASNELNSTLNLPLQQLLERLISGFIAERRSTGVENATAILIDSRDQSVKALVGSADYLSTGIHGQVNGVLSRRSPGSTLKPFLYGLALDQGVIHPMSILKDLPSNFGYFQPENFDGSFVGPLTARDALIRSRNIPAVWLASQVKSPSLYGLLQRAGIKGLRDESHYGLALALGGGEMTPQELARLYVMLAGDGHLRPLRYLQEQPQTTGAQLLTPQAAFMVRDMLRRNPRPDGLPGRHWRTAWKTGTSWGFHDAWSAGLVGPYVLVVWVGNFDGRPNPAFIGAKTAAPLFFRIADALPLALPNVAIKADKPPAGLVRIDVCAASGELPNRWCPQTRKTWYIPGVSPIRVSNLHRPVLIDTRTGKAACPPFEAQYTREEVFEFWPSDVQRLYRAAGLPRRTPPNVMKNCQPNRITDQSEAPQIRSPLTQVSYQLRLSQPQESIPLNANAASDAATLYWFADQTLIGQGPPQATLNWRPGKSGEYRLRVSDDQGRSASRGLRVEFVP is encoded by the coding sequence TTGAAATTACCAAACCTTAAACGCCTGGCGCCACTGCTGGCAGCGGCGTGTGTACTGGCGGGGCTGCGGCTATGGCCCCATGCGCCGCTGGAACAGGCCGTCACTTCGTCGCGGGTGGTGTTGGCCGACGATGGCTCGTTGCTGCGCATGACCCTGGCGGATGACGGCCAATACCGCCTGTGGCTACCGCTGGAGCGCATCTCGCCGTCGTTGGTTGAGGCCCTGCTGCTCAAAGAGGACCGCAACTTCTACTGGCACCCGGGGATCAATCCCCCGGCGCTGCTGCGGGCGGCCCTGGCCACCTACAGCGGCGGCCAGCGCCAGGGCGGCTCGACCTTGAGCATGCAACTGGCGCGACGCCTGTGGGACCTCAACACCCGCCAAGTGCCCGGCAAATTGCAACAGATGGCGTTGGCGTTGTGGTTGGAAGCGCGCTACAGCAAGCACGACATCCTTGAGGCCTACCTGAACCTGGCGCCCATGGGCGGCAATATCGAAGGGGCCGAAGCGGCCAGCCGTATTTACTTCGGTAAGTCGGCGGCGCAGTTGTCGTTGTCCGAAGCCTTGGCGCTGGCGGTGATCCCACAACAGCCGGGCCGGCGGGCGCGCTTCGGGCCTTCGCTGCAAAACGCCCGGCAGCGCCTGATGAATGACTGGCGTGCGACTTATCCACAAGACCCGCGCAATGACAGTTTGCTGGACTTGCCCCTGCAAGCCCGCAACCGCCAGCAGATTCCTTTTTTGGCGCCGCACCTGAGCGAACAATTGCTGGCATCCCAAGCCAGTAACGAGTTGAACAGCACCCTTAATCTGCCTTTGCAGCAGTTGCTGGAGCGCTTGATCAGCGGATTCATCGCCGAACGGCGCAGCACCGGTGTGGAAAACGCCACGGCGATCCTGATCGACAGCCGCGACCAGAGCGTCAAGGCCCTTGTGGGTTCGGCGGATTACTTATCCACAGGCATCCACGGGCAGGTCAACGGCGTGCTGTCGCGGCGCTCGCCGGGGTCGACGCTCAAACCGTTTTTATATGGCTTGGCGCTGGACCAAGGGGTGATCCACCCTATGAGCATCCTCAAGGACTTACCGAGTAACTTCGGCTACTTCCAACCGGAAAACTTCGACGGCAGTTTTGTCGGCCCGCTGACGGCGCGGGATGCGTTGATCCGTAGTCGCAATATCCCGGCGGTGTGGCTGGCCAGCCAGGTCAAATCGCCTTCTCTATACGGCTTGCTGCAACGCGCCGGCATCAAAGGCCTGCGCGACGAAAGCCATTACGGCCTGGCGCTGGCCCTTGGCGGCGGCGAGATGACCCCGCAGGAGCTGGCGCGCCTGTACGTGATGCTGGCGGGCGACGGGCATCTGCGGCCGTTGCGCTACTTGCAGGAACAGCCGCAAACCACCGGCGCGCAATTGCTCACGCCCCAGGCGGCGTTTATGGTGCGCGACATGCTGCGGCGCAACCCGCGTCCGGATGGCCTGCCTGGCCGCCATTGGCGCACCGCCTGGAAAACCGGCACGTCGTGGGGTTTCCACGATGCCTGGAGTGCCGGCCTGGTCGGCCCGTATGTGCTGGTGGTGTGGGTGGGTAACTTCGATGGGCGGCCGAACCCGGCGTTTATCGGCGCCAAGACCGCCGCACCGTTGTTCTTTCGCATTGCCGACGCGTTGCCCCTTGCCTTGCCCAACGTCGCGATCAAGGCCGACAAGCCGCCCGCCGGCCTGGTGCGCATCGATGTCTGCGCCGCCTCCGGTGAGCTGCCCAACCGCTGGTGCCCGCAAACCCGCAAGACCTGGTACATCCCCGGCGTCTCGCCGATTCGCGTGTCCAACCTGCACCGCCCGGTGCTGATCGACACCCGCACCGGCAAGGCCGCGTGCCCACCGTTCGAAGCGCAATACACCCGCGAGGAAGTCTTCGAATTCTGGCCAAGCGACGTGCAACGCCTGTACCGCGCCGCCGGCCTGCCCCGCCGCACACCGCCCAACGTGATGAAAAACTGCCAGCCCAACCGCATCACCGACCAGAGCGAGGCACCGCAGATTCGCTCACCGCTGACCCAAGTGAGCTACCAACTGCGCCTGTCCCAACCCCAGGAAAGCATCCCGCTGAACGCCAACGCCGCCAGCGATGCGGCGACTCTGTACTGGTTCGCCGACCAAACCCTGATCGGCCAAGGCCCGCCACAAGCCACGCTGAACTGGCGGCCAGGCAAGTCGGGGGAGTATCGGTTAAGGGTCAGTGATGATCAGGGGAGGAGTGCGAGTCGGGGGTTGCGGGTGGAGTTTGTGCCATGA
- a CDS encoding glycosyltransferase, with protein sequence MRVLHFYKTFGPDQFGGVEMFIRHLTDATAAQGYQNTVLSLADEPLPPQQTPSYRMYQSRQNLNLARTGFSWSAFADFARLAQEADVIHYHYPWPFMDLVHLAKGLRKPSVVTYHSDIVRQKVLLQVYRPLMHAFLGRVDAIAATSPNYLQSSTVLRRYQDKAQAIPIGLAQSLYPEPDAAAVADLRRRYGERFFLFVGVQRYYKGLHYLLEAMKASPWPLLIVGAGPLEQELMRVAARLQLTNVHFLGSVDEQDKVNLMQACYSVVFPSHLRSEAFGIGLLEGAMFGKPLICCEIGTGTSFINLHGTTGIVVPPMDAGALRLAMQTLWDNPNLAQRYGEAARTRYLDVFTAQSLGQAYSELYTQVVSRHK encoded by the coding sequence GTGAGAGTTTTGCACTTCTACAAGACCTTCGGACCTGACCAGTTCGGGGGCGTTGAGATGTTCATCCGGCACCTGACGGATGCGACAGCGGCCCAAGGCTATCAGAATACGGTGCTCTCCCTGGCAGATGAGCCACTGCCACCCCAGCAAACGCCCAGCTACCGCATGTACCAGTCCCGACAGAACCTCAACCTCGCCAGGACGGGGTTCTCTTGGTCGGCGTTTGCAGACTTCGCCCGTTTGGCGCAGGAGGCTGACGTCATCCATTACCACTACCCCTGGCCGTTCATGGACTTGGTTCACCTGGCCAAAGGGCTGCGTAAGCCGAGTGTGGTCACCTACCACTCCGATATCGTGCGCCAGAAAGTGTTGCTACAGGTCTACCGACCGCTGATGCATGCGTTCCTCGGGCGGGTCGACGCGATTGCGGCGACCAGCCCCAATTACCTTCAAAGCTCAACGGTGCTGCGGCGCTACCAGGACAAGGCCCAGGCGATTCCCATCGGCCTGGCTCAGTCTCTGTACCCGGAGCCGGACGCAGCTGCGGTGGCAGATTTGCGACGGCGGTATGGCGAGCGTTTTTTCCTCTTTGTTGGCGTTCAGCGCTACTACAAGGGGTTGCACTACCTTCTGGAGGCCATGAAAGCGTCGCCCTGGCCCTTGCTGATCGTCGGTGCTGGCCCGTTGGAGCAGGAACTCATGCGCGTCGCCGCCCGCCTTCAACTGACCAACGTGCACTTCCTCGGAAGTGTCGATGAACAGGACAAGGTCAACCTGATGCAGGCGTGCTACTCAGTGGTGTTTCCCTCGCACCTACGTTCAGAAGCGTTCGGTATCGGCTTGCTGGAAGGCGCGATGTTCGGCAAACCGTTGATTTGCTGTGAAATAGGCACAGGTACCAGCTTCATCAACTTGCACGGCACCACCGGTATTGTCGTGCCGCCGATGGATGCTGGCGCCTTGCGCTTGGCCATGCAGACGCTCTGGGACAACCCAAACCTTGCGCAGCGCTACGGTGAGGCGGCTCGAACGCGCTATCTCGACGTGTTTACCGCACAAAGTTTGGGGCAGGCCTATTCCGAGCTCTATACGCAGGTGGTTTCACGGCATAAGTGA
- a CDS encoding WavE lipopolysaccharide synthesis family protein, whose product MSIDAGRLSVILQGPLRDGAVDIAARAIQSVRHYLPGAQIILSTTDDRTDVAYEGVQCVVDASPRHFDDVNGNLNNVNKLIGSVANGMALATREFSLKLRTDHVLCSDALLTLMGEEQPANLLGARIGVSNLFLRNPIKLCYLFHLSDTLQFGRTDDLRRLWSIGPLPAEFVYLAGGPRINPIGTFQGYTSFRLLPEQAILLRFIQTCGVALDLEHISDTRFAAFCAWEDLLLDNFEVHDWQSLGVTPPARFLTDPYAPETILTADDLSTLRARRSGRHRVGRYLHLLLNKYALCWFRRRWLVSASSLLLFSFSPRIAVAARDRYRRLCGAGRT is encoded by the coding sequence ATGAGCATCGACGCAGGCAGGCTCTCGGTCATTCTCCAAGGCCCTCTGCGGGACGGCGCGGTGGATATCGCCGCGCGCGCCATACAGTCGGTGCGCCACTACCTGCCTGGGGCGCAGATCATCCTATCTACCACGGATGACCGCACCGACGTGGCCTATGAGGGCGTGCAGTGCGTCGTCGATGCGTCGCCCAGGCATTTCGACGACGTCAACGGCAACCTCAATAACGTCAACAAACTCATTGGCTCCGTCGCCAATGGCATGGCCCTGGCGACGCGGGAGTTCTCACTCAAACTGCGCACCGATCACGTGCTGTGCAGCGACGCGCTGCTGACGCTGATGGGCGAGGAGCAACCCGCAAACCTGCTGGGCGCAAGGATTGGCGTCTCTAACCTGTTCCTGCGCAATCCGATCAAACTCTGCTACCTGTTTCACCTGAGCGATACGCTGCAGTTTGGTCGCACTGATGACCTTCGGCGGCTCTGGAGCATCGGTCCGCTACCGGCTGAATTTGTCTACCTGGCAGGCGGCCCTCGGATCAATCCGATCGGCACGTTCCAGGGCTACACCTCTTTCCGGCTGCTGCCCGAGCAGGCCATCCTGCTGCGCTTCATACAAACCTGCGGCGTGGCGCTGGACCTTGAACATATCTCGGACACCCGCTTCGCTGCGTTCTGCGCATGGGAAGACCTGCTGCTGGACAATTTCGAAGTCCACGACTGGCAGAGTCTCGGCGTGACACCGCCAGCGCGATTCCTCACGGATCCTTACGCACCCGAAACGATCCTGACCGCAGATGACCTCAGCACCCTGCGCGCTCGTCGTTCGGGGCGGCACAGGGTGGGACGCTACCTGCACTTGTTGCTCAATAAATACGCGCTCTGCTGGTTTCGTCGACGCTGGCTGGTGTCCGCGTCTTCGCTGCTGTTGTTCTCGTTTTCGCCGCGTATTGCCGTGGCGGCGCGTGATCGGTATCGGCGCCTCTGCGGTGCGGGACGTACCTGA
- a CDS encoding GMC oxidoreductase gives MFVETLIIGNGFAGRTVAHGLTGPCLIVERGEKFNIFERRARFNAMEKADRHDALIRRSYESVHAFNMPEELPPDCASDYILVDGGCSNHWGGLSFRLSASMFDQTADGFRWPFDFQTLQPHYRNAERLLRISADPRDPDERNSLSEIQGTHRWHQALSPYFPQAYIGAQAHNLSVENLDGQGLCMGAGDCELCPMDAKTRSLHIRNNAQVMNEVLVDHLRFEDGKAVEAICQTPKGPLSIRFNRVVIAAHGVESLKLLWKSNLPPQTPKAFIGRYCQDHAVAELACHLPKAKIPFFQVNTAAQVVIPELSGELDGIEYTTLGLMTSASNAALAGALDLKKMNSWAVQESVEELAGTLSLYILLEIPPQWDVSLFYEGGAVRMDTDGYHGNKHRYDAVIAAIYAKMEALGVLPVREAEQAHYQNAFGTHHLVGMLNMSAGDNAVVDKDFRVKGTENVYVAGSSLFPRCGSRNPTVTVVALALMLANTLNERA, from the coding sequence ATGTTTGTTGAAACACTGATTATCGGCAACGGCTTTGCCGGACGTACCGTTGCGCATGGTTTGACGGGCCCTTGCCTCATCGTTGAACGCGGTGAGAAGTTCAACATCTTTGAACGACGCGCTCGATTCAACGCCATGGAAAAAGCCGACCGCCACGATGCGCTGATTCGCCGTTCCTATGAGTCCGTGCACGCCTTCAATATGCCCGAGGAGCTACCGCCCGATTGTGCCTCCGACTACATCCTGGTCGATGGCGGCTGTTCCAACCACTGGGGCGGGTTGAGCTTCCGGCTTTCTGCGTCGATGTTTGACCAGACGGCCGATGGGTTCCGTTGGCCATTCGACTTCCAAACGTTGCAACCTCATTACCGCAATGCCGAGCGCCTGCTGCGCATCAGTGCTGACCCCCGTGACCCCGACGAGCGCAACTCGCTGTCCGAAATCCAAGGCACGCATCGTTGGCACCAAGCCTTGTCGCCTTATTTTCCGCAAGCCTATATCGGTGCGCAGGCGCACAACCTGTCCGTGGAAAACCTCGATGGGCAAGGCCTCTGCATGGGGGCGGGCGACTGCGAGTTATGCCCGATGGACGCCAAGACCCGTTCACTGCATATCCGCAACAACGCACAGGTGATGAACGAGGTGCTGGTCGATCATTTGCGCTTCGAGGACGGCAAGGCCGTTGAGGCGATCTGCCAGACACCCAAGGGGCCTCTAAGTATTCGTTTCAATCGCGTGGTCATTGCGGCGCACGGCGTAGAATCGTTGAAGCTGCTGTGGAAAAGCAACTTGCCGCCGCAAACCCCGAAGGCGTTCATCGGGCGTTACTGCCAGGACCACGCGGTTGCCGAACTGGCCTGTCACTTGCCTAAGGCGAAGATCCCGTTCTTCCAGGTCAATACCGCCGCGCAGGTGGTGATCCCGGAGCTTTCTGGTGAACTGGATGGCATCGAGTACACCACGCTGGGCCTGATGACATCGGCCAGTAATGCAGCCCTGGCCGGCGCGCTGGACCTGAAAAAGATGAACAGCTGGGCGGTACAGGAATCGGTTGAAGAACTGGCCGGCACCCTGAGCTTGTACATCCTCTTGGAAATTCCGCCGCAGTGGGACGTTTCGCTGTTCTATGAGGGCGGTGCCGTACGCATGGACACCGACGGCTACCACGGAAATAAACACCGCTACGATGCGGTAATTGCCGCGATCTACGCAAAGATGGAAGCACTTGGGGTGTTGCCCGTTCGTGAAGCCGAACAAGCACATTATCAAAATGCCTTCGGGACCCATCACCTCGTGGGCATGTTGAACATGAGCGCGGGTGACAACGCGGTGGTCGATAAGGACTTTCGCGTCAAGGGCACTGAAAACGTCTACGTCGCCGGGTCTTCGTTGTTTCCGCGCTGCGGGTCACGCAACCCGACAGTGACGGTCGTCGCCCTTGCCCTGATGTTGGCGAACACCTTGAACGAACGCGCATGA
- a CDS encoding glycosyltransferase family 2 protein, whose product MRKLNVILLAGGDTASVMAESNYPGYLSERDGVPLIQDLVEKCLELQPSSISCMLPKADVAKYHLRNMLQQMSPIASIHSVHALTMGAACTALLAAESIDNDDELLILSCNELLDAALGDIVEDFRSDECDAGVVVFKSLHPRYSFVRKNEHGYVVEAAEKNPISNHAVAGLYWFAKGCVFVEAVKEMIRKDFKVNDAFYIAPALNELVLLHKKIGTHRVDPSQYHPLKSHHQLHAFENVGPR is encoded by the coding sequence GTGCGCAAGTTGAACGTCATACTCCTGGCCGGGGGCGATACCGCTTCGGTCATGGCCGAAAGCAACTACCCGGGCTACCTGTCGGAGCGTGACGGCGTTCCGTTGATCCAGGACCTGGTTGAAAAATGCCTCGAACTGCAACCTTCCAGCATCTCCTGCATGCTACCCAAGGCAGACGTGGCCAAGTATCACCTGCGCAACATGCTGCAGCAGATGAGTCCAATTGCCTCTATTCACTCGGTCCATGCGTTGACAATGGGTGCGGCCTGCACCGCACTGTTGGCGGCCGAGAGCATCGACAACGACGACGAACTGCTGATTCTCAGCTGCAACGAACTGCTCGACGCGGCGCTTGGCGACATTGTCGAAGACTTCCGTAGCGATGAGTGCGATGCCGGCGTAGTGGTCTTCAAGTCGTTGCACCCGCGCTACTCGTTCGTGCGCAAGAATGAGCACGGTTATGTGGTCGAGGCGGCTGAGAAAAACCCCATCAGCAACCATGCCGTGGCCGGCCTGTACTGGTTCGCCAAAGGCTGTGTGTTTGTCGAGGCCGTGAAGGAAATGATCCGCAAGGACTTCAAGGTCAACGATGCGTTCTACATTGCACCGGCACTCAACGAACTGGTGCTGCTGCACAAGAAGATCGGAACCCACCGCGTGGATCCGAGCCAGTACCACCCGCTCAAGAGCCATCACCAGTTACATGCGTTCGAGAATGTAGGTCCAAGATGA
- a CDS encoding HAD family phosphatase produces MIKAVIFDMDGVLIEAKDWHYEALNKALNLFGHTISRHEHLTTYDGLPTSRKLDILSLERDLPIELHPFINEMKQMYTMEIVYAQCKPSFIHQYALSSLKSLGYKLAVASNSIANTVEVMMEKSRLDQYLDLKFSNEDVEHAKPAPDIYIKAIESFGLLPQECLIVEDNENGIRAARASGAHVLVVEDVNDVNLDNITARIEQINKASEQEKLLCAS; encoded by the coding sequence ATGATTAAAGCCGTGATTTTCGACATGGACGGCGTGTTGATCGAAGCGAAGGACTGGCATTACGAGGCGCTGAACAAAGCGCTGAACCTCTTCGGCCACACGATCAGCCGCCACGAGCACCTGACCACCTATGACGGTCTGCCAACCTCACGCAAGCTGGACATACTCAGCCTGGAGCGTGACTTGCCTATCGAACTGCACCCCTTCATCAACGAGATGAAGCAGATGTATACGATGGAAATCGTCTATGCACAGTGCAAGCCGAGCTTCATTCACCAGTACGCGTTGTCGTCGCTCAAGAGCCTCGGCTACAAGCTGGCAGTAGCCTCCAATTCGATTGCCAACACGGTCGAGGTGATGATGGAGAAGTCGCGCCTGGATCAGTATCTGGACCTCAAGTTTTCCAACGAAGACGTGGAACACGCCAAACCTGCCCCCGACATCTACATCAAGGCCATCGAGTCCTTCGGACTGCTGCCGCAAGAGTGCCTGATCGTGGAAGACAACGAGAACGGCATTCGTGCCGCGCGTGCTTCCGGTGCTCACGTGCTGGTTGTCGAGGACGTCAATGATGTGAACCTGGACAACATCACTGCCCGGATCGAGCAGATCAATAAAGCGTCAGAGCAGGAGAAATTGTTGTGCGCAAGTTGA
- a CDS encoding phosphodiesterase, whose product MQIISHRGYWLQKPERNQKAAFERSFDLGFGTETDVRDIGGRLVISHDMPDGSEMPLDELLAIMAGRNLPLAMNIKADGLCAPLKAAFDAHGHSNWFVFDMAVPDMRSYLASGVCTYTRQSEVEPVPAWLHEADGVWLDSFGAEWYSPGQLADLLGQGKQVSVVSSELHGREHLPLWRLLAEFQGSHNLTLCTDLPEAARTFFKE is encoded by the coding sequence ATGCAGATTATCAGTCACCGCGGTTATTGGCTGCAAAAGCCCGAGCGTAACCAGAAAGCCGCCTTCGAGCGTTCCTTCGACCTGGGCTTCGGCACGGAAACCGATGTGCGCGACATCGGTGGGCGCTTGGTCATTTCCCACGACATGCCCGACGGCAGCGAAATGCCGCTGGACGAACTGCTGGCGATCATGGCCGGGCGCAACCTGCCGCTGGCCATGAATATCAAGGCTGACGGACTCTGCGCCCCGCTGAAGGCGGCGTTCGACGCCCATGGCCATAGCAATTGGTTTGTCTTCGACATGGCCGTGCCCGATATGCGCAGTTACCTCGCCAGCGGTGTGTGCACCTATACCCGCCAGAGTGAGGTCGAGCCGGTTCCGGCTTGGCTTCATGAAGCCGACGGCGTTTGGCTGGATAGCTTCGGTGCTGAGTGGTACTCGCCCGGCCAACTCGCCGACCTGCTGGGTCAGGGCAAGCAGGTCAGTGTGGTGTCCTCGGAACTGCACGGTCGCGAACATTTGCCCTTGTGGCGACTACTCGCCGAATTCCAGGGCTCCCACAACCTGACGTTATGTACCGACCTGCCTGAAGCAGCTCGCACTTTCTTCAAGGAATGA
- a CDS encoding glycosyltransferase family 2 protein: MLNIVVPMAGAGSRFAVAGYTDPKPLIPVHSVPMIKVVIDNLTPSCEHRFIFICQAAHVEAYGLNEKLQAWAPGCAIVELDGVTEGAACTVYAAKDLIDSDSPVMIANSDQYVDVNIDAYLSAMQAQNADGLIMTMKANDPKWSFVGFAQDGRIECVVEKEVISDEATVGIYNFRSGRQLIAAIEAMFDKDLRVNGEFYVAPAYNEMIKNQARVIHYNVGSEGAGMYGLGIPSDLDLFLNLPVSRAACAGR, encoded by the coding sequence ATGCTTAATATAGTCGTCCCCATGGCAGGTGCTGGCAGCCGCTTCGCAGTTGCAGGCTACACCGATCCGAAACCACTGATTCCGGTGCACTCGGTGCCGATGATCAAAGTCGTTATCGACAACCTTACGCCATCCTGCGAGCACCGCTTCATCTTCATCTGCCAGGCAGCGCATGTCGAAGCCTACGGTCTGAACGAAAAGTTGCAGGCTTGGGCGCCCGGTTGCGCCATCGTCGAGCTGGATGGCGTTACCGAAGGCGCGGCCTGCACGGTGTACGCGGCCAAGGATCTGATCGACTCCGATAGTCCGGTAATGATCGCCAACAGTGACCAATACGTTGACGTGAACATCGACGCGTACCTGAGTGCCATGCAGGCACAAAATGCTGATGGCTTGATCATGACCATGAAGGCGAACGACCCGAAGTGGTCCTTCGTTGGCTTCGCGCAAGACGGGCGAATCGAGTGCGTGGTTGAAAAGGAAGTGATCTCCGATGAGGCCACGGTGGGCATCTACAACTTCCGTAGCGGTCGTCAACTGATCGCGGCCATCGAGGCGATGTTCGACAAAGACCTGCGGGTCAATGGCGAGTTCTATGTGGCACCGGCCTACAACGAGATGATCAAGAACCAGGCTCGGGTCATCCATTACAACGTGGGTTCGGAAGGCGCGGGTATGTATGGCCTGGGCATCCCGTCGGACTTGGATCTGTTCCTCAATCTGCCGGTCAGCCGTGCAGCGTGTGCAGGGCGCTGA
- a CDS encoding ATP-binding cassette domain-containing protein yields the protein MSRASTTVLHDLSFSIARGDTFGIVGSNGAGKSTLLKVLAGIYQPTRGSLVQSVSSVSLLNLQLGFDENLDARDNIVLSGMLMGMSRRRMRELSDEILDYAELHISAAVPVRSYSTGMKARLGFAISKYSRPDVILLDEVLSVGDGHFREKAEATMRDMMMGEQTVVFVSHDSQRVRELCNRVCWLKDGRVQMIGPASEVIDAYEQYLVRR from the coding sequence ATGTCGAGGGCCTCCACCACGGTATTGCACGATCTGTCTTTTTCGATAGCACGTGGCGATACGTTCGGGATAGTCGGCAGCAATGGCGCGGGCAAGAGCACGTTGCTCAAGGTGTTGGCAGGGATCTACCAGCCGACTCGCGGCAGCCTGGTCCAGTCCGTTTCCAGTGTTTCGTTGCTCAACCTGCAATTGGGCTTCGATGAGAACCTTGATGCTCGAGACAATATTGTCCTCAGCGGCATGTTGATGGGCATGAGCCGTAGACGCATGCGCGAATTGAGCGACGAGATTCTCGATTACGCCGAGCTTCATATCAGCGCCGCAGTGCCAGTACGCAGCTATTCCACAGGTATGAAAGCGCGCCTGGGCTTTGCCATCTCCAAGTATTCACGACCCGATGTGATCCTGCTGGATGAAGTGTTGAGCGTCGGCGATGGCCACTTTCGCGAAAAGGCGGAAGCCACGATGCGAGACATGATGATGGGCGAACAGACCGTCGTATTTGTCTCGCATGACTCCCAGCGCGTCCGGGAACTGTGCAACCGCGTGTGCTGGCTCAAGGATGGACGGGTACAAATGATTGGCCCGGCCAGTGAAGTTATAGACGCGTATGAACAGTACCTCGTACGCCGGTAG